The following are encoded together in the Zingiber officinale cultivar Zhangliang chromosome 8A, Zo_v1.1, whole genome shotgun sequence genome:
- the LOC122008988 gene encoding protein DWARF AND LOW-TILLERING-like, which produces MLAGCSSTLLSPRHKLRIDASVQLQSCHFHLQEKPMGTQRLDLPCGFSSRKDPLRVVLSVEKPAADARGSNCSFRRRSSTSSIVAHAPTWGATEEARSGVWAQRRSSKRLHEEGSCDDYRAKRTRTADMEGEAWLPQSTQEPSFGEEEEKVFLVPSAASFPLPTSSGQTLVPGSTHPENDSNTGEEPNNASQSASSSSSGAFASSTKDSSSNLNSSGVGGDGGSSQMEQQQGLELASLLTSCVESITSGNYEAMNFFLARLGDLATPTGSPIHRLVAYYTEALALRVVKHRHHIFSVAPPKALLDQAEDDNAVALRVLNCVTPVLQFIHFTLNERLLRAFEGKDRVHIIDFDIRQGLQWPSLLQSLASRPNPPNHVKITGVGESRQDLQDAGCALTRLAESLCLPFEFHSVVDRMEDVRLWMLHVKREECVAVNCVLAMHEALSDESGKALVDLLSLIRSTNPEIFVMAEQEADHNAPEWEARLARSLGYYASLFDSMAYVLPKESHARIKVEEAFAKEIRNIVACEGNERTERHQTFDNWRKMMEEGGFSCTGIGEREMLQSKMILRMHSCDQYNIEKQGEGDGLTLKWLDQPLYTVCAWAPTDAAGTSTSHPNLELHG; this is translated from the coding sequence ATGTTGGCTGGGTGCTCATCGACGTTGCTGTCGCCGAGGCACAAGTTGAGGATCGACGCTTCCGTGCAGTTGCAATCTTGTCATTTCCATCTGCAGGAGAAGCCGATGGGTACCCAGCGACTCGACCTGCCGTGCGGCTTCTCCTCCCGCAAGGATCCCCTCCGGGTGGTGCTATCTGTCGAGAAGCCGGCGGCCGACGCTCGGGGCAGTAACTGCTCCTTCAGGCGCCGCTCGTCTACCTCATCCATTGTCGCGCATGCACCAACATGGGGCGCAACCGAAGAAGCTCGCAGCGGAGTTTGGGCGCAGAGGAGGAGCTCGAAGAGACTCCATGAAGAGGGCTCGTGCGACGACTACCGAGCCAAGAGGACGAGGACAGCTGACATGGAGGGCGAGGCATGGCTGCCTCAGTCCACTCAAGAACCCTCGTttggggaggaggaagagaaggtgTTTCTTGTACCAAGTGCAGCAAGTTTTCCACTTCCCACTTCGTCGGGCCAAACTCTGGTGCCAGGATCCACTCATCCGGAGAACGACTCCAACACAGGCGAAGAACCAAACAATGCGTCGCAGTCTGCTTCCAGTTCGTCCTCTGGCGCCTTTGCTTCTTCTACCAAGGATTCTTCCAGCAATCTGAACTCCAGCGGTGTGGGAGGCGACGGAGGCAGTAGCCAGATGGAGCAGCAGCAGGGTCTGGAACTGGCGAGCCTGCTGACATCGTGCGTGGAGTCCATTACTTCTGGGAATTACGAAGCCATGAACTTTTTCTTAGCCAGGCTTGGGGATTTGGCAACCCCAACGGGCTCCCCCATTCACCGGTTGGTCGCCTATTACACCGAGGCCTTAGCACTCCGCGTGGTAAAGCACCGGCATCACATCTTCTCCGTTGCTCCACCGAAGGCCCTCCTTGACCAGGCCGAGGACGACAACGCCGTTGCACTACGAGTCCTCAATTGTGTAACTCCAGTCCTCCAATTTATCCACTTCACATTGAATGAGCGGTTGTTGCGGGCATTTGAAGGGAAGGATAGAGTGCACATAATAGATTTCGACATCAGGCAAGGTCTTCAATGGCCGAGCTTGCTCCAGAGCTTAGCTTCCAGGCCTAATCCTCCAAACCACGTCAAGATCACCGGAGTGGGAGAGTCTAGGCAGGATCTTCAAGATGCAGGATGCGCTCTCACGAGACTAGCAGAATCATTGTGCCTCCCTTTCGAGTTTCACTCTGTGGTTGATAGAATGGAAGATGTGAGGCTCTGGATGCTTCATGTGAAGAGGGAGGAGTGTGTTGCAGTCAATTGTGTTCTGGCCATGCACGAGGCTCTCAGCGACGAGAGTgggaaggctttggtggatttgTTGAGCCTGATAAGGAGCACAAACCCAGAAATTTTCGTTATGGCAGAGCAAGAAGCAGATCACAATGCGCCAGAGTGGGAAGCAAGGCTTGCTAGATCACTTGGCTACTATGCATCTCTATTCGACTCCATGGCCTACGTTCTGCCCAAGGAGAGCCATGCCAGGATCAAGGTGGAAGAAGCGTTTGCTAAGGAGATCAGGAACATAGTTGCTTGTGAAGGAAACGAGAGGACCGAGCGGCACCAAACGTTCGATAACTGGAGGAAGATGATGGAGGAGGGTGGATTCTCATGCACGGGCATTGGAGAAAGGGAGATGCTTCAGAGTAAGATGATACTGAGAATGCACTCCTGTGATCAATACAACATAGAAAAGCAAGGTGAAGGTGATGGACTCACTCTCAAGTGGTTGGATCAGCCTCTGTACACAGTTTGTGCATGGGCTCCTACAGATGCTGCAGGTACCTCCACATCTCACCCAAATCTGGAGCTTCATGGATGA